GCGGCCGAAGCGGTCCTTCGGGCGGGGACTCCCGGTACCCGTCGTCGGGGGGGGCGGCCAGTGGGGACAGCGTGGGGTTTTCGTCAGACGTTGGCGCTTTCGGGTGCGGCGTTCGACCTGCCCGACCCGCGCAGCAGCCGATCGACCGAGTAGTTGCCACCGTTGAAGCCGAGGGCGAGCGAGGCGGCGGCCAGCACGAGCACGTACTCGTACTCGGAGAAGCCCTGGCTGAGGTGTACGAAGAACAGCGCGCCGAGCATGACCACCGCCAGCAGCGTTCCGGCCAGTGGCAGCGCGACTCCCACGATGAGGGCTATGCCGCCCAGCGTCTCCACCAGCGCCGCGAACCACGCGGACAGGCCGGGAGCGGGGATTCCCATCTGGGCGAACGAGTCGGCCGTACCGCTGATTCCCCACTGGGTGAGCTTCTGCAGGCCGTGCACGACGAACACGATCCCGAGCACGACACGCCCGAGCAGCAGGGCCAGGTCGCGGACGGCGGTTGGTAACTGCGGCACGGTCTTCCTCCTGTGGATCGGAGCCGGGAGGTCCCGGCCCGGATAGTTCGAATTGAAACCACCGCCAAACTACCGGGTTGTTCAAATTCGAACAACCGCTATGATGGATGCATGACGCAACCAAGGTGGCTGGACTCCGAGGAGAAGGCCGCGTGGAACGCCTTCCTGGAGGTGAGCCACCGGGTGGAGCGGCGTGTGGAACATCACCTGCGCGAGCAGGAGGGGCTCTCGCACCCCCAGTACGAGATCCTGGTGCGGCTGGCCGACGCGCCGGAATGGCAGCTGCGGATGACCGAGCTGGCCGAGTCGCTGCTGACCTCCAAGAGCGGCGCCTCGTACCAGATCGGCAAGCTCGAGAAGGCCGGGCTGGTCCGCCGGAGCTCGTGCCCCGGGGACGACCGCGGGGTGCTCGCCGTGCTGACCGAGGAGGGGATGGCGACGCTGCGCCGGGCCGCCCCCGGCCATGTGGAGCTGGTCCGCTCCTCCCTGATCGACCTGCTCAGCCGCGAGCAGCTGGCCGCGCTGACCGACGGGCTCGACACGGTGGCGCGCCGCATCGAGGAGTGAGCTGGTGTGGAACTCCTGGTGT
The nucleotide sequence above comes from Actinopolyspora erythraea. Encoded proteins:
- a CDS encoding DoxX family protein, with product MPQLPTAVRDLALLLGRVVLGIVFVVHGLQKLTQWGISGTADSFAQMGIPAPGLSAWFAALVETLGGIALIVGVALPLAGTLLAVVMLGALFFVHLSQGFSEYEYVLVLAAASLALGFNGGNYSVDRLLRGSGRSNAAPESANV
- a CDS encoding MarR family winged helix-turn-helix transcriptional regulator codes for the protein MTQPRWLDSEEKAAWNAFLEVSHRVERRVEHHLREQEGLSHPQYEILVRLADAPEWQLRMTELAESLLTSKSGASYQIGKLEKAGLVRRSSCPGDDRGVLAVLTEEGMATLRRAAPGHVELVRSSLIDLLSREQLAALTDGLDTVARRIEE